Proteins found in one Thermus islandicus DSM 21543 genomic segment:
- a CDS encoding succinate dehydrogenase hydrophobic membrane anchor subunit, which translates to MAIKSRRYEEARLEASTNLELYWWVFMRISGVVLVFLLIGHMWMNAILVDLNRIDYDYVARRLSQTTWKVYDWLILALAFLHGGNGLRYVLDDWVRHPVRRFWTKVVVYSLIAFLFFLGSLALFNHDFGVR; encoded by the coding sequence ATGGCGATTAAGTCCAGGCGCTACGAGGAGGCCAGGCTGGAGGCCAGCACCAACCTGGAGCTCTACTGGTGGGTCTTCATGCGCATCTCCGGGGTGGTCCTGGTCTTCCTCCTCATCGGCCACATGTGGATGAACGCCATCCTGGTGGACCTGAACCGGATTGACTACGACTACGTGGCCAGGAGACTTTCCCAGACCACCTGGAAGGTCTACGACTGGCTCATCCTGGCCTTGGCCTTCCTCCATGGGGGAAACGGGCTTCGCTATGTGCTGGACGACTGGGTGCGGCACCCGGTGAGGCGCTTTTGGACCAAGGTGGTGGTCTACAGCCTCATCGCTTTTCTCTTCTTCCTGGGTAGCCTGGCCCTTTTCAACCACGACTTTGGGGTGAGGTGA
- the sdhC gene encoding succinate dehydrogenase, cytochrome b556 subunit, producing the protein MYRGREGQWAFYLHRISGLGILVFLMLHVANISSAMWGPEVSNAFMKFYHQPVFQVGLLILIAGVLYHGFNGLRIILMDFTSWGVRYQRQLWYAAWVLFVIFYLPFLVKIGGGILGGGHGD; encoded by the coding sequence ATGTACCGGGGAAGAGAAGGGCAGTGGGCCTTTTACCTGCACCGGATCTCGGGCCTGGGCATCCTGGTCTTCCTCATGCTCCACGTGGCCAACATCAGTAGCGCCATGTGGGGGCCGGAGGTGTCCAACGCCTTCATGAAGTTCTACCACCAGCCCGTGTTCCAGGTGGGCCTCCTCATCCTCATCGCAGGGGTGCTCTACCACGGGTTCAACGGCCTAAGGATCATCCTCATGGACTTTACCTCCTGGGGGGTGCGCTATCAGCGGCAACTTTGGTACGCGGCCTGGGTTCTTTTCGTGATCTTCTACCTGCCCTTCCTCGTCAAGATCGGGGGTGGGATCCTAGGAGGCGGCCATGGCGATTAA
- the speD gene encoding adenosylmethionine decarboxylase, with amino-acid sequence MELFGFGPHLMVDGYDANPEKLRDAELVRRVLDELPEEMGMTKVLPPFVYSYGPDGEEGITGVVIIAESHIAIHTFPKKRFLSIDIFSCKAFDVAKALQKVAGVFEIGRYETYMIHRGKEFPKDPDLARAIVLGEREYLEARVG; translated from the coding sequence GTGGAACTCTTTGGATTCGGCCCTCACCTGATGGTGGACGGCTACGACGCCAACCCCGAGAAGCTCCGCGACGCCGAGCTGGTGCGGCGCGTCCTGGACGAGCTCCCCGAGGAGATGGGGATGACCAAGGTCCTTCCTCCCTTCGTCTACAGCTACGGCCCGGACGGGGAGGAGGGGATTACCGGGGTGGTGATCATCGCCGAAAGCCACATCGCCATCCACACCTTCCCCAAGAAGCGCTTCCTCTCCATTGACATCTTCTCCTGCAAGGCCTTTGACGTGGCCAAAGCCCTGCAGAAGGTAGCCGGGGTCTTTGAGATCGGCCGCTACGAGACCTACATGATCCACCGGGGCAAGGAGTTCCCCAAGGACCCCGACCTGGCCCGAGCCATCGTCCTGGGGGAACGGGAATACCTCGAGGCCCGGGTGGGCTAA
- a CDS encoding COG1470 family protein: MVRKLVTLVLLALGVASAQSFRGLSLGTPYPEMGVQPGESVSLTLTVKNHGLPPGVVRLAVAEAPPGWQASLIGGGRLVRAVYLAPDGEASLTLRLQPPKEVKPGTYRFLVRAEGLGQTATLPIALVVGQGLPQRLSLEAELPVLKGPPTSSFRYRVTLKNESDRDLLVSLEYEAPKGFQVTFTPAFGSQQVTSLPIKAGESKDLDVEVSLPKDTKADAYGITLRAVAGEAKAELGLTLQVTGRPEVSFTTKEGRLSGQVTAGRENPLKLVVKNQGSAPAKNLSFSAAEPSGWEVKFEPDKLEVLEPGKEAEVTARIKPSPKAVTGDYMVTLSLSGDEGVSASLDYRATVVRSTLWGLVGIGLMAVALLVLGFAVNRFGRR; encoded by the coding sequence ATGGTGCGCAAGCTAGTGACGCTGGTCCTCTTGGCGCTGGGCGTGGCTTCGGCCCAAAGCTTCCGCGGCCTTTCCCTAGGTACCCCCTACCCGGAGATGGGGGTCCAGCCCGGGGAGAGCGTGAGCCTCACCCTCACCGTGAAAAACCACGGCCTGCCCCCTGGGGTGGTACGCCTGGCCGTGGCGGAGGCGCCCCCGGGCTGGCAGGCCAGCCTCATCGGGGGAGGGCGGCTGGTCCGGGCGGTCTACCTGGCCCCGGACGGGGAGGCCAGCCTCACCCTCCGCCTCCAGCCGCCCAAGGAGGTCAAGCCCGGCACCTACCGCTTCCTGGTGCGGGCCGAGGGTCTGGGGCAGACGGCCACCCTCCCCATCGCCCTGGTGGTGGGCCAGGGCCTGCCCCAGCGGCTCTCCCTCGAGGCCGAGCTCCCCGTCCTCAAGGGCCCGCCCACCAGCTCCTTCCGCTACCGGGTAACCCTTAAGAACGAGTCCGACCGCGACCTCCTGGTCTCCCTGGAGTACGAGGCGCCCAAGGGCTTCCAGGTCACCTTCACCCCTGCCTTCGGCAGCCAGCAGGTCACCAGCCTGCCCATCAAGGCCGGGGAGAGCAAGGACCTGGACGTGGAGGTCTCCCTGCCCAAGGACACCAAGGCGGACGCCTACGGCATCACCCTCCGGGCGGTGGCCGGGGAGGCCAAGGCGGAGCTCGGGCTCACCCTCCAGGTCACGGGCCGCCCCGAGGTCTCCTTCACCACCAAGGAGGGGCGCCTCTCAGGCCAGGTGACCGCGGGGCGGGAAAACCCCCTTAAGCTCGTGGTGAAGAACCAGGGGAGCGCCCCGGCCAAGAACCTTTCCTTCAGCGCCGCAGAACCCTCGGGCTGGGAGGTCAAGTTTGAGCCCGACAAGCTGGAGGTGCTGGAGCCGGGGAAAGAGGCCGAGGTCACGGCCCGCATCAAGCCCTCCCCCAAGGCCGTGACGGGGGACTACATGGTCACCCTTTCCCTGTCGGGGGACGAGGGCGTCTCCGCCAGCCTGGACTACCGGGCCACGGTGGTGCGCTCCACCCTCTGGGGCCTGGTGGGGATCGGCCTGATGGCCGTGGCCCTCCTGGTCCTGGGCTTCGCCGTGAACCGCTTTGGCCGGAGGTAG
- a CDS encoding ABC transporter ATP-binding protein — MAVIQTRGLTKRYGRVVAVEDLHLEVEEGEVFGLLGPNGSGKTTTILMLLGLTEPTSGEARVLGLDPMREPLRVKARVGYLPDQVGFYGELTAWENLRYTTRLLGLSEGEAKARMEEVLKRMGLWEVRDRKVAAFSRGMRQRLGLAEVLLKRPRVAILDEPTLGLDPEAAREFLGLIKGLKGEGITVLLSSHLLHQVQEICDRVGLFHKGRLALLGTVEELAARVLGGGYEILVEASPGLQASFQAVEGVTRVEAEGGRYRVLATKDVRPALARVAVAQGELLGLALRRPSLDEVYARYFKEVAHAA, encoded by the coding sequence ATGGCGGTCATCCAGACCCGGGGGCTCACCAAGCGCTACGGGCGCGTGGTGGCGGTAGAGGACCTCCACCTCGAGGTGGAGGAGGGGGAGGTCTTCGGCCTCCTCGGCCCGAACGGCTCGGGGAAGACCACCACCATCCTCATGCTCCTGGGCCTCACCGAGCCCACCTCGGGGGAGGCCCGGGTGCTGGGCCTAGACCCCATGCGGGAGCCCTTACGGGTGAAGGCCCGGGTGGGCTACCTCCCCGACCAGGTGGGGTTCTACGGGGAGCTCACCGCCTGGGAGAACCTGCGCTACACCACCCGGCTTTTAGGCCTCTCCGAGGGCGAGGCCAAGGCCCGCATGGAGGAGGTCCTGAAGCGCATGGGGCTTTGGGAGGTGAGGGACCGGAAGGTGGCCGCCTTCAGCCGGGGCATGCGCCAGCGCCTGGGGCTGGCGGAGGTCCTCCTCAAAAGGCCCCGGGTCGCCATCCTGGACGAGCCCACCCTGGGCCTGGACCCCGAGGCGGCCCGGGAGTTCCTGGGGCTCATCAAGGGCCTCAAGGGGGAAGGGATCACCGTCCTCCTCTCCAGCCACCTTCTCCACCAGGTGCAGGAGATCTGCGACCGGGTGGGGCTTTTCCACAAGGGGCGCCTGGCCCTTTTGGGCACGGTGGAGGAGCTGGCCGCCCGGGTCCTCGGGGGAGGGTACGAGATCCTGGTGGAGGCGAGCCCCGGCCTGCAGGCCTCCTTCCAGGCCGTGGAGGGGGTGACCCGGGTGGAGGCGGAAGGGGGCCGCTACCGGGTGCTGGCCACCAAGGACGTGCGCCCCGCCCTCGCCCGGGTGGCGGTGGCGCAGGGGGAGCTTTTGGGCCTCGCCCTGAGGCGGCCCAGCCTGGATGAGGTCTACGCCCGCTACTTCAAGGAGGTGGCCCATGCGGCGTGA
- a CDS encoding ABC transporter permease: MRREGSPWTGLWAVFFKEMADHLSGLRMRILEGLILLSALAAVYTGTQTLRQTVGEDPYLYLKLLTTAQDPLPSFVGFLSFFVPLAAIALAFDAVNGEYARGTLSRVLSQPIYRDALLFGKFLAGLGTMGVLLLALLLLVLGLGLFTLGVPPGGEEVARILFFLLATLAYAGVWLAVALLFSVLFRQPATAALAAIGVWLFFAIFFPILTELVAGALLLQADPLDPESQLRQANLALWISRLSPNTLYAEALTAILNPAVRSLGPILITQLEGAVLGTPLPLFQSLLLIWPQLTGLFALAVLLFTLAYVTFQRQEVRA; the protein is encoded by the coding sequence ATGCGGCGTGAGGGTTCCCCCTGGACCGGTCTCTGGGCCGTCTTCTTCAAGGAGATGGCCGACCACCTTTCCGGCCTTCGGATGCGCATCCTCGAGGGCCTCATCCTCCTCTCCGCCCTGGCCGCCGTGTACACGGGCACCCAGACCCTGCGCCAGACCGTGGGGGAGGACCCCTACCTCTACCTCAAGCTCCTCACCACCGCCCAGGATCCCCTGCCCTCCTTCGTGGGCTTCCTCTCCTTCTTCGTGCCCCTGGCGGCCATCGCCTTGGCCTTTGACGCGGTGAACGGGGAGTACGCCCGGGGCACCCTCTCCCGGGTCCTCTCCCAGCCCATCTACCGGGACGCCCTGCTCTTCGGCAAGTTCCTCGCGGGGCTCGGCACCATGGGGGTCCTCCTCCTGGCCCTCCTCCTCCTGGTCCTCGGCCTCGGCCTCTTCACCCTGGGGGTACCCCCGGGCGGGGAGGAGGTGGCCCGCATCCTCTTCTTCCTTCTGGCCACCCTGGCCTACGCGGGGGTCTGGCTGGCCGTGGCCCTCCTCTTTTCCGTGCTCTTCCGCCAGCCCGCCACCGCCGCCTTGGCCGCCATCGGCGTCTGGCTCTTCTTTGCCATTTTCTTCCCCATCCTCACCGAACTCGTGGCCGGCGCCCTTCTGCTCCAGGCCGACCCCTTGGATCCGGAAAGCCAGCTCAGGCAGGCCAACCTGGCCCTCTGGATCTCCCGCCTCTCCCCCAACACCCTTTACGCCGAGGCCCTCACCGCCATCCTGAACCCGGCGGTGCGCTCCTTGGGCCCCATCCTCATCACCCAGCTGGAGGGGGCGGTCCTGGGCACCCCCCTGCCCCTCTTCCAGAGCCTCCTCCTCATCTGGCCTCAGCTCACCGGCCTCTTCGCCCTGGCCGTCCTCCTCTTCACCCTGGCCTACGTGACCTTCCAGCGGCAGGAGGTCAGGGCCTAG
- a CDS encoding cupin domain-containing protein: MGGMKPVVKQAASLEARPVERGEKAFIQVLIGPEDGAPHFVLRKFTLLPGGRIPRHKHPTLEHQQYVLSGRMKLFLGEEVREVSAGQAVFIPPETPHAYLNEGEEPVEFLCIIPKTQAYATEWLE; the protein is encoded by the coding sequence ATGGGCGGCATGAAGCCCGTGGTCAAGCAGGCGGCAAGCCTCGAGGCCCGCCCTGTGGAGCGGGGGGAGAAGGCCTTCATCCAGGTGCTCATCGGCCCGGAGGATGGGGCCCCCCACTTCGTCCTGCGCAAGTTCACCCTCCTCCCTGGGGGGAGGATCCCGCGGCACAAGCACCCCACCCTGGAGCACCAGCAGTACGTGCTCTCTGGGCGCATGAAGCTCTTCTTGGGCGAGGAGGTGCGGGAGGTTTCCGCGGGGCAGGCCGTCTTCATCCCCCCGGAGACCCCCCACGCCTACCTGAACGAGGGGGAGGAGCCCGTGGAGTTCCTCTGCATCATCCCCAAGACCCAGGCCTACGCCACGGAGTGGCTGGAGTAG
- a CDS encoding phosphoribosyltransferase, which produces MRFRDRRHAGALLAEALKPLGLVRPVVLGIPRGGVVVADEVARRLLGELDVVLVRKVGAPGNPEFALGAVGERGELILKPYALQYADPSYLEREAARQRDVIRKRAERYRKVRPKVPLKGREVVLVDDGVATGATMEAALAVVLAEEPARVVVGVPVASPEAVERLEARAEVVALFTPPDFAAVGAYYLDFGEVTDEDVEGLLLQWAA; this is translated from the coding sequence ATGCGCTTCCGCGACCGCAGGCACGCCGGAGCCCTGCTGGCCGAGGCCCTAAAGCCCTTGGGCCTGGTGCGCCCCGTGGTCCTGGGCATTCCCCGCGGCGGGGTGGTGGTGGCCGACGAGGTGGCCAGGCGGCTATTGGGGGAGCTGGACGTGGTCCTGGTGCGCAAGGTGGGGGCTCCGGGCAACCCCGAGTTCGCCCTGGGGGCGGTGGGGGAGAGGGGGGAGCTGATCCTCAAGCCCTATGCCCTGCAGTACGCCGACCCGAGCTACCTGGAGCGGGAGGCGGCCCGGCAGAGGGACGTGATCCGCAAGCGGGCGGAGCGCTACCGGAAGGTGCGGCCCAAGGTTCCCCTTAAGGGGAGGGAGGTGGTTCTGGTGGACGACGGCGTCGCCACCGGGGCCACCATGGAGGCCGCCCTTGCCGTGGTCCTGGCGGAGGAGCCCGCCAGGGTGGTGGTGGGGGTGCCTGTGGCCAGCCCCGAGGCGGTGGAGCGCCTCGAGGCGCGGGCGGAGGTGGTGGCCCTCTTTACCCCTCCGGACTTCGCCGCGGTGGGGGCCTACTACCTGGACTTCGGCGAGGTCACGGACGAGGACGTGGAGGGGCTTTTGCTACAATGGGCGGCATGA